The Clostridium beijerinckii genomic sequence TCTATTCTCACACATATCCCACAACTCATAGTTATAGATGTAGGAGTTGGCATTATTCTAAACTCTAGATCTAATTCTTTTAATTTTTTTTCTGCTGACATTGCATCATATGTATTTTTGAATACTATTATATAATAATCCATATTTACACCACCTATATAATATTTATTATAACTTATATTAATATTATATATATTTTTTTAAATTTATAAAGGTTAAGAACACATTCATATAAAAACTTCATAAATTTAGTGAAAAATATATCTTTTTATTTTATAATTATATAGAAATGCAATTAGAAGGAGAATATAATGTTTTCAGTAATTAACATATTAAAAGCTATATTAATTGGTTTTTTTACAGGTTTTGTTGCCTCTATACCTTTGGGGCCCTCAGGCCTTGAATCTGTTAGTCGTTCAATATCAAAAGGTTTTAAAGAGGGATTTAAAGTATCACTTGGTGCTGTATCCGCAGATATAACATATATAGTAATTATAAACCTAGGTCTTTTTACAATACTTACCAGAAATCCTAAGTTTCACAGTCTATTTTGGATAGTATCTGGTATTGTTTTAATTATATCTAATAAAATATCATTTACAGCTAAAAAGCCAGGCCTTAACTTAGAAAAATCAATTTATAGACGTTCATCAAATGGTTTTTTAACTGGTTTTTTGATAACGTTTCTCAATCCAACAACTCCATCATTATGGATTGCATTAAGTGGAACCATATTCAATGTTTGGAGACATCATGGAAGGATATATTTTATATTCTCAATCTCATCAATGATAATTGGAAGTATAACTTGGTTTTGCTTTCTTAATATTTTAGTAAGTAAAGGTTTTAAGAAATTCAAACCTGATTTGGCCAATAATACAACTAAGATATTGGACTACTTCCTATTTGCTTTGGGTATAATATTTATTATTTGGGGCTCTTACAAATTATTTTTTTAGAGGTGAATACTTGATATGGAAGTTTACTTAGATAATTCATCAACAACTTTTCCTAAACCAAAGCAAGTTATTAATGCCATGTGTGACTATATGCTAAATGTAGGTGGCAATGCAGGCCGTGGAAATTACAGTAATTCTCTTCAAAGTAATAGATGCCTTTATGATGCAAGAGAATTAATTTGCAATTTTTTTGGTTATGATTCCCCTAGTAATGTTATTTTTACAAACAACGTTACTACATCTTTAAACATATTAATCAAAGGTATTTTAAGGCATGGTGATCATGTAATAACATCTTCAATGGAACATAATTCTGTTATTAGACCATTATTCTTTTGTAAGGAGAATCTTCAAATTGAATTAGATATAGTAGCTGCAAATTCTGAAGGTTTTATCAATGCCCATGATTTAAAGAAGAAAATTACTAATAAAACAAGGCTAGTTGTAATGACTCAAGCATCTAACGTCACAGGCTCAGTACAAGACCTATATAACATCGGTAAAATATGTGATGAAAACAATATTTTTTTCATTGTTGATTCTTCTCAGGGTGCCGGTGTTCTAGATATCAATATGAAAAACATAAAAGCTAATGCGATAGCTTTTACAGGACATAAAAGTTTATTGGGTCCGCAAGGAATTGGTGGATTTATATTGGACTCTAAATTTAACGACTCTTGTTCAAGTCTAATACATGGCGGTACTGGAAGTCTTTCTTATTCTTTATCACAACCAGACTTTCTACCTGATAAGTTTGAATGTGGAACTCATAATCTTCCAGGGATAGTTGGATTATCAGAATCTATTAAATACATAAACTCAGTAGGTTTAAATTCAATTTATGAACATAATAACTATTTAATAAAACATATGCTAGAAGGTTTGCTAAACATCAAAGGAATAACTGTTTATGGTGATTTATCTGGCAAAAGGCTAAGTTCATGTATTTCTATAAATCTTAATTCCCTCGATCCTTCTGAATTGGGATATTATTTAGAATGTGAAGGAATAAAGACTAGATCTGGTTTGCATTGTTCTCCATTAGCACACAAGACCATAGGTAGTTATCCATCCGGAACTGTCAGACTAAGCATTAGTTATTTTACAACTAAGGAAGAAGTTAATTATGCGCTTACGGTTCTAAATAAAATTCCAAAAAATCTATAACAACAAATATTTCAAGTGCTCTTAGCACCGGCCTTAATACATACCTTTTATATTATTTTCTTGTTAGATGTGATTATTAATTTAATTTGTATTCTATTTATTATTTTTAGACAATGAATAAAACCTCTTTTTATTGGAAATAAATCTAATAAAAGGAGGTTTTCTTATGTGTCAAAGTTTTTCTGTAAACTCATCTTCACTGGCTTCTTGTACTAAAATCAAAGATTATTTATTGGCTGAATTACAACCAATACTTTATGAAGATAGACCAATTATATTTATTTGTATTGGAAGTGATAGATCTACTGGAGATTCATTAGGCCCATTAGTAGGACATAAATTAAAACATTTTTCTAAGAATAATATATATATATTTGGAACACTCGAAAATCCAATACATGCAAAAAATATAGTAAGTAAATTAAATGAGATAAATTTTAATTTTATAAATCCATATATTATAGCAATCGATTCTTGTTTAGGATCTATAAATAATATAGGTAAAGTTTTCATACAGAAAAAGCCTCTACTTCCTGGTTTGGCTTTAAATAAGAACCTTCCTGCTGTTGGTGATATGAGCATAACTGGTATTGTAAATGTATCCGGAGGATTTGATTTTTTAGTTTTACAAAATACTAGATTATATACTGTTATGAATCTCGCAGATTCAATTTCTAGAGGTATCTATTATTTTATTTTAAAGAGCTTAGATAGGCCTAGAACTACTAGCACTTCTGAAATATTCAATTTTAGTAACTTTTAATTCTTAATTGTTTTAACAAAACAATTCTCATTTCTATGATTATTAATTTATTTTAAACTTATATAGTTGTCATCAGTGTAATACTATTTTGTATTATTTTTTAATAAAGATTGTTTCACGTGAAACAATCTTTATTTTCTTTGCTAATTTTCTTTTAATAATAAAAACTTTCTAGCCATGCGTGGTATATTATAATTTAATAGTTTTCTGGTTTTTAACATAGCTATAATCACTTACTTATAACTATACTAGTGTAAAAATGCTTGAATAATTCTACAACTAAATAAAGTAAAAAAACATCTATGACAAATCCTTGTTATAATTGAGTTACCACACAATAATGCCAACAAGGAGCCATACATAAATGCTTCAAAACACAATTGTATCGGATGAACTATCAATATACAATTTTTTAAAAGAACTAAATTTTAATTTTTACTTAAATACGCGTCAATTAATGAATTTAGAAAATATAATGAATGCTATGATATCAGAAGGTTATAATGTTAAAATTTCCGACATAGTAGAGCTTGCTCCTTCGAAACATAGAACTAGTATTACTAGATTTCTTTCAAATAATAGTTTCTTTACTACCGTGTAACGGATTAGTTCTGCCATACTCAATTGATATCTATAATAAAGATTATATGATAAAAATAGAATTAACTCAAAAATTAATTACAACACTTCTCAAGCTTGAAAATAAAGCCTATATATTAGCTGTTCGTTAGGCGATCGAACCATTTTTAGAGATTGCAAAACTTACTTAGGGCTAGATGGAAATCAAGCAAAAAGTAAAAAAAGTATTAATAGATATCTAATCATAATGTTAGTAAATTATACTTATTGCGAAATATACTGTATTGATTTTCTTCACATTAATGCTGAATATAAGTTGCTAATAAGAATTTAGAAAAGTCTAAAATAATATATTTACAAAGCTACTTCAAGCGGGTAGGTCTATAGAAAAATTTTTCTAGTCATTAGAAATAGCTTGTAATATGTTTTTTTATTCAACTGTAAATTTCTTTAAACAAAACTGCACCATTGTAGATAATATCTATTTTTCAATAAGGAAATCAATCTTAATTATCTATGTAAATGCGTTGATATATTCCTT encodes the following:
- a CDS encoding DUF3343 domain-containing protein, with translation MDYYIIVFKNTYDAMSAEKKLKELDLEFRIMPTPTSITMSCGICVRIDKKADIDNIINDDLMEYKNVYYRNDEGYILINK
- a CDS encoding LysE family translocator, giving the protein MFSVINILKAILIGFFTGFVASIPLGPSGLESVSRSISKGFKEGFKVSLGAVSADITYIVIINLGLFTILTRNPKFHSLFWIVSGIVLIISNKISFTAKKPGLNLEKSIYRRSSNGFLTGFLITFLNPTTPSLWIALSGTIFNVWRHHGRIYFIFSISSMIIGSITWFCFLNILVSKGFKKFKPDLANNTTKILDYFLFALGIIFIIWGSYKLFF
- a CDS encoding aminotransferase class V-fold PLP-dependent enzyme, with protein sequence MEVYLDNSSTTFPKPKQVINAMCDYMLNVGGNAGRGNYSNSLQSNRCLYDARELICNFFGYDSPSNVIFTNNVTTSLNILIKGILRHGDHVITSSMEHNSVIRPLFFCKENLQIELDIVAANSEGFINAHDLKKKITNKTRLVVMTQASNVTGSVQDLYNIGKICDENNIFFIVDSSQGAGVLDINMKNIKANAIAFTGHKSLLGPQGIGGFILDSKFNDSCSSLIHGGTGSLSYSLSQPDFLPDKFECGTHNLPGIVGLSESIKYINSVGLNSIYEHNNYLIKHMLEGLLNIKGITVYGDLSGKRLSSCISINLNSLDPSELGYYLECEGIKTRSGLHCSPLAHKTIGSYPSGTVRLSISYFTTKEEVNYALTVLNKIPKNL
- the yyaC gene encoding spore protease YyaC, whose protein sequence is MCQSFSVNSSSLASCTKIKDYLLAELQPILYEDRPIIFICIGSDRSTGDSLGPLVGHKLKHFSKNNIYIFGTLENPIHAKNIVSKLNEINFNFINPYIIAIDSCLGSINNIGKVFIQKKPLLPGLALNKNLPAVGDMSITGIVNVSGGFDFLVLQNTRLYTVMNLADSISRGIYYFILKSLDRPRTTSTSEIFNFSNF